The stretch of DNA CCATTGTCGGCTCGTCCCTTGTCAAATCGGCCATTTTTGGCCGCGACCCCAACTGGGGAAGAATAGCAGCCGCTGCCGGTCGTGCTGGAGTCCACTTTGAAGCAGAAAACCTCAATATTACGTTAGGCGACTTCAAGATGATGGAGAACGGCCAACCCCTCACCTTCGACCGCGATGCTGCCAGCGCATACATGAAACAAGCTGCCCAAGGCGCATATTTACAAGCCGATACCGTTAAAATCGGTGTTTCTATCGGTAACGGCCCGGGAACCTCCAAGGCTTGGGGCTGCGATCTCAGCTACGATTACGTGAAAATTAATGCTGAGTACACGACTTAAGGGTAATGGGTAATGGGTAATAGGTAACAGGTAATAGCTCCCTGAGCGGAGTCGAAGGGAGCGCCCCATCCCCCCATCTCCCCATCTCTCTATCCCCAAAAGGCCCAACGGGGGTTAAAATAGGATGCCAATGATTGCATAATCTAAATCGACCCAGCGTTTTTATGATTTCGAGTAACGATTTTAGAACGGGCGTGACCATCGAACTCGATGGCAGTGTATGGCGGGTAATCGAGTTCTTGCACGTTAAACCAGGTAAGGGATCTGCTTTTGTGCGGACGAAGCTGAAGAATGCCCAAACGGGAAGTGTGGTTGAGCGAACCTTCCGCGCGGGTGAAACAGTTCCTCAAGCCAATCTGGAGAAGCGGACGAAGCAGTTTACTTATCGAGAAGCGGATCAGTTTGTGTTCATGGATATGGAGACCTATGAAGAGAGTCGCCTGAATGAATCCCAAATTGGCGATCGCGTGAAATATCTTAAGGAAGAAATGGAAGTTAATGTCCTTACCTGGGGCGAGAAAGTGATAGAGGTGGAATTACCTAATTCTGTTGTTTTAGAAGTGACGGAAACCGATCCCGGAGTTAAGGGAGATACGGCCACTGGAGGAACGAAACCGGCTACCGTAGAGACAGGCGCTCAGGTTATGGTTCCTTTGTTTATCTCCATTGGAGAAAAGGTTAAAATTGATACTCGCGATGATAGCTATTTAGGACGAGAAAAGTAATCCTAAATCTGGCCAAACGGGTTGAAACTGTTGTATTCCAAAGACTAGAGAAAGGGTGAAGAAACTGTGAATTTGAGCTTTGATGAACTCCGTGAGTTAATTACTACTTTAAGTCAAACCGATATTGCGGAGTTGACGTTAAAGAGTGATGCCTTTGAGTTGACAGTTCGTAAGGGAGAGACTGGAACGGTGACCAGTATATCTCAAGTTGCCGTATCTCCCGCAGTTGTCCAA from Roseofilum reptotaenium CS-1145 encodes:
- the efp gene encoding elongation factor P, which codes for MISSNDFRTGVTIELDGSVWRVIEFLHVKPGKGSAFVRTKLKNAQTGSVVERTFRAGETVPQANLEKRTKQFTYREADQFVFMDMETYEESRLNESQIGDRVKYLKEEMEVNVLTWGEKVIEVELPNSVVLEVTETDPGVKGDTATGGTKPATVETGAQVMVPLFISIGEKVKIDTRDDSYLGREK